One segment of bacterium DNA contains the following:
- the tsf gene encoding translation elongation factor Ts has protein sequence MEINAKQVKELRELTGAGMMDCKGALVETGGDIDKAQTLLREKGAVVAAKRAGRSATQGLIVAASRDNGKVGVLIDLRCETDFVARNEEFQELAKEISEYVADCAADTTPIDEIRQGKLPSRGETVVDAIQGAVGRIGEKIELARAAKFTLSAPEGIVDAYVHHDSRSGSMVEMVAENLPADAVEELQKLAHEIALQVVVFSPIFLTREDIPQSLIDEELRIQRQIAIEKEGKPEQVAEKIALGR, from the coding sequence GGTATGATGGATTGCAAGGGTGCGCTGGTAGAGACCGGAGGCGATATTGATAAGGCGCAAACACTCTTGCGTGAAAAGGGCGCTGTTGTGGCTGCAAAGCGAGCAGGGCGTTCTGCAACTCAGGGATTAATCGTTGCAGCTTCCCGAGATAACGGGAAGGTAGGCGTGTTAATCGATCTGCGTTGCGAAACTGACTTTGTTGCCCGCAACGAGGAATTTCAAGAGCTAGCAAAAGAGATCTCTGAATATGTTGCTGATTGTGCAGCGGATACGACTCCAATAGACGAAATTCGACAAGGGAAATTACCTTCTCGCGGCGAAACGGTAGTTGATGCGATTCAGGGTGCGGTGGGTAGGATCGGAGAAAAAATTGAGCTGGCGCGAGCCGCTAAATTTACCCTCAGCGCGCCTGAGGGGATAGTTGATGCTTATGTGCACCACGATAGCCGATCCGGTTCGATGGTCGAGATGGTCGCTGAGAACCTCCCTGCGGATGCAGTTGAGGAGCTTCAGAAGCTGGCTCATGAAATCGCGCTACAGGTCGTTGTCTTTTCGCCGATTTTCCTAACACGCGAGGATATCCCTCAGAGTTTAATCGACGAAGAGCTTCGTATTCAGCGTCAGATTGCAATTGAAAAAGAGGGCAAGCCTGAGCAAGTCGCCGAAAAGATCGCTCTAGGACG